Proteins encoded together in one Porites lutea chromosome 2, jaPorLute2.1, whole genome shotgun sequence window:
- the LOC140926195 gene encoding uncharacterized protein: MSITLYKKGESTGSTFTQSEPNLVGAGREFTIANVTAGTWILYTDINYNKEGNKEGKNQTFKIVHGDQKGVKIDSVNGSMFLVDEGLILFEHFGYGGDRKWFQDNQEDLTGLFPDPPKQSPKKSGVSSAILLSKNRSVELFTETYFGEKGDKYTLQPGEWCEMLKFSDKHQPGHNDKWLSLKFIYKA, from the exons ATGTCCATCACGTTGTACAAGAAGGGAGAGTCAACAGGGTCCACGTTTACACAGTCAGAACCGAATCTCGTCGGAGCCGGACGGGAATTCACAATAGCCAATGTTACAGCAGGAACCTGGATCCTCTACACTGACATAAACTACAATAAAGAAGGAAATAAAGAGGGCAAGAATCAGACTTTCAAGATAGTACATGGTGACCAAAAAGGCGTTAAAATAGATTCCGTTAATGGCTCCATGTTCCTGGTAGACGAAGGACTCATTTTGTTTGAACATTTTGGGTATGGTGGAGACAGGAAG tgGTTTCAAGACAATCAGGAAGATCTGACCGGATTATTCCCAGATCCACCAAAGCAATCACCAAAGAAATCAGGCGTCTCCTCTGCTATCTTGTTGTCTAAGAACCGGTCCGTAGAATTGTTCACCGAAACCTATTTTGGCGAAAAAGGCGACAAATATACTTTGCAACCAGGAGAATGGTGTGAAATGTTAAAGTTCTCGGACAAGCACCAGCCGGGACACAACGACAAATGGTTGAGCTTAAAGTTTATCTACAAAGCGTAA